In the Peptostreptococcaceae bacterium genome, one interval contains:
- a CDS encoding DUF512 domain-containing protein, whose translation MGKCDAIRDGMVEYVKEGSIGEEAGIEKGDRLVSVNGSKITDILDYIYLTNDEYLLVEVDKPSGELWEIEIDKEYDEDLGLVFVSPTIDNILRCHNKCLFCFVDQMPSGMRSSLYVKDDDYRLSALHGNFATFTNLDKKDIDRIIKFHISPINVSVHATDPEARIRMMGNKHAGEIMKQIKVLADHHIPINGQIVLCPGLNDGKVLENTLNDLEIFFPDLQSLAIVPVGITKFRENLYKLERVDKSKAREVIALVEKKRKEFKKLYGKAYVHLSDEFYIVAEMDFPSYDEYDGFLQIEDGVGMVRKFERQIHDALGKIGSVSMEGLKIAMVTGELSYVFIRRIADILEVKMGGLSIEVAKVENDFFGKSITVSGLVSGMDLTKKLAEIEEKIVLIPGVMIKEGTKLTVDDMDIDEIGKRFMKEIIPVEVDGFMLVDKIVKLKNRS comes from the coding sequence ATGGGAAAATGCGATGCGATTCGCGATGGCATGGTAGAGTATGTTAAAGAGGGAAGCATAGGAGAAGAAGCTGGTATTGAAAAGGGAGATCGGCTGGTAAGCGTAAACGGTTCTAAAATCACGGATATATTGGATTATATATATCTGACGAATGATGAATATCTTCTTGTGGAAGTAGATAAACCTAGTGGAGAATTGTGGGAGATAGAAATAGACAAGGAATATGATGAAGATCTTGGGTTGGTTTTTGTTTCTCCGACCATTGATAACATATTACGTTGCCATAATAAATGTTTGTTCTGCTTTGTGGATCAAATGCCATCAGGCATGAGATCCTCATTGTATGTAAAGGATGATGATTACAGACTTTCAGCCTTGCATGGAAATTTTGCCACTTTTACGAATCTTGATAAAAAAGATATAGATAGAATAATTAAGTTTCACATATCGCCAATCAATGTTTCGGTACATGCGACTGACCCTGAAGCGAGAATTCGCATGATGGGAAACAAACATGCAGGGGAGATAATGAAGCAAATCAAAGTTCTTGCCGACCATCATATCCCTATTAATGGGCAAATAGTGCTTTGCCCCGGTCTAAATGACGGAAAAGTGCTTGAGAATACATTGAACGATTTGGAGATTTTTTTCCCCGATTTGCAGAGCTTGGCTATTGTCCCTGTAGGCATAACCAAGTTTAGAGAAAATCTTTACAAATTGGAAAGAGTAGACAAATCAAAGGCTCGGGAAGTAATTGCGCTTGTTGAAAAGAAGCGTAAGGAATTCAAGAAACTCTATGGCAAGGCGTATGTGCATCTGTCCGATGAATTCTATATAGTAGCGGAGATGGATTTTCCTTCCTATGACGAATACGATGGCTTTCTGCAGATCGAAGATGGGGTAGGTATGGTAAGAAAATTTGAAAGACAGATACATGATGCGTTGGGAAAAATCGGGTCGGTGTCAATGGAAGGTTTAAAAATAGCAATGGTTACAGGGGAGCTTTCATACGTCTTCATAAGAAGAATTGCAGATATTCTTGAGGTAAAAATGGGGGGTCTGTCCATAGAAGTTGCAAAAGTCGAAAACGATTTTTTCGGAAAAAGCATTACGGTTTCAGGCCTTGTAAGTGGAATGGATTTGACAAAAAAACTTGCTGAAATTGAAGAAAAAATAGTGCTGATTCCGGGTGTGATGATAAAGGAAGGTACAAAGTTGACTGTTGACGACATGGATATCGATGAAATAGGTAAAAGATTCATGAAAGAAATAATTCCGGTTGAAGTTGACGGATTTATGTTGGTTGATAAGATTGTTAAATTGAAGAATCGGAGTTGA
- the nrdR gene encoding transcriptional regulator NrdR has protein sequence MNCPFCSNSETKVIDSRPTDEGNSIRRRRECLECKRRFTTYEKIEEIPLVVVKKDMSRESFNRDKIRNGIIKACEKRPVSLQTIEHIVDELEKELQSSLEKEIESVHIGELVMQYLKDTDEVAYVRFASVYRQFKDINTFMDELKKILNEKDA, from the coding sequence ATGAATTGTCCATTTTGCAGCAATAGTGAAACAAAAGTGATTGATTCTAGACCGACAGACGAAGGGAATTCAATTAGGAGAAGGCGTGAATGCCTCGAATGCAAAAGAAGGTTCACGACCTATGAAAAAATTGAGGAAATCCCACTTGTTGTTGTTAAGAAAGACATGAGCAGGGAATCTTTCAATCGCGATAAAATAAGGAATGGAATCATAAAGGCTTGCGAAAAAAGACCTGTTTCGCTGCAAACAATTGAACACATTGTTGATGAATTGGAAAAGGAATTGCAAAGTTCTTTGGAAAAGGAAATAGAATCGGTGCATATCGGAGAATTGGTAATGCAGTATTTGAAAGATACCGATGAAGTTGCCTATGTCCGCTTTGCGTCTGTCTACAGACAATTCAAGGATATTAATACCTTCATGGATGAATTGAAGAAAATTTTAAACGAAAAGGATGCATAA